The window AATTTGCTCGGTGCCATAGGGGATTGAATCCCAATTCAAGTTGTCTAAGCAAAACGGGTCTTTCGACATAAGGTCAGGAGAGAGCACGAACTTGACTTCATACCGAGCTATTGTAACTGCAGCCTCCGCTGCAAAATCCGTCAAATCGCCAAGGTTCGCTACCATCGTCAACTTTGCTCAAATCAATTTTCAGTTCAACACAGACACGTGGGGTGGATTACTTATGACAGATTACACATGAGTTGCTCTCATCCGCACCATATATTTCATCTAGGGTAGGTTCGCTCCGCCCAGACAACGGGTTTGGACGAAGCGCCTTTAGAGCGCGGGCTCGCCGCTTTTCGTAGTCTGCCTTTATGGCTGCGATGCGTTCGGGCTGTGCGAGTTCATCAAGACTCTCACTGTCGCTCCAAGTAAACGGCGATCCGTGCTCTTCCGCGGTCTTCTCGTACGCCCGCGCTTCTGCGAAGGCTTCAGGGTGTTCTTGCATCAAGCGCACCCACTCAATCTTCTGCTGGAAAAAGCAAAATGTGCAGCCAGATCTTGAGCGCCAACGATAGTATTCAGGTTCCCCAATGTCAGTATCTTTCAGAAGGTCGATCACCCCAGCCTTGTCGATGCCGGCCTCACGCAGAGGAAAGTGGACCTTCATATTGGTGTGTGGCGATTTATAACCTGATCTGTTTGGTTCATCAGCACGAATGGCGACGTAGGAATGCACGTCCACCCCGTTTTCAAGGTCATCCTTCAACCATTGGTTCAAAGGTCTGAGCTTGAGCTGCCTAGTGCACCATCTGGTTTTTGCGGAAGGAAGAAAGTTACCATATTCAGCCAGCCAAAAGTCGAAATCGCGATCAGGGTTAAGCCGGTCTATTGGCTTTCCCAGAAAACCTTCAAGGCGGTTCAGGAAGTCATAAACCTCTGGAAGCTCTTTCCCGGTATCGGTGAAGAAGTATTCCATATCGATGGCGGGATGGTTTTGGCGCATATAGACGGCCAAAGCCGCGCTGTCGCGCCCTCCCGAAATTCCCAAAATGTGACGTTCTCTGTTCATGCTTCAACCTGATCAATATCATCTGTCAGCGCGGCAACGGCGCGCGCCAGAGCTGCCAACTTCAGTTCGTGGTTAAGGTTACCCTTTTTGAGGTCTCCAACGATGGACCTTGCAAGCGCACTTGCTGTTGCTTTCTCGCTCTCGCTTAACTCGAAGCTCTGCAGGATGGGGGGCTGGTTTGGATCAACGCCAACGATCAAGGCAATCGCTTCGGTGTTCGACTTTCGGGCCCGCATCATTGCTACGGCTTCAGCTTGTCGGAACCTTCGGCCTAGTTGCGCAACTTCTGACAAGGCCCCTTCGCGATTTCGGTCAGACCAATCCCTCATTGGTTTTGGCTGCAGTGTTCCTGCAAGGGCTTCAATAGTGCCCTGCCCCGCCTCGATTTCTCCTAAACGCATCGCAAAGGCCTCAAACTTTAGATCGGAGCTCAAGCCCTCTACCGATTGCGCTCGCTCCTTGGCACCTTCGAAGGTATCCGGAGCTACGCCAATGGCCTTGGCGATCGCAGCACGCAGCTCTGATCTCAACGATTGAAATGCAGCTTCGCATTCATCAATCGCAAAGACGATTTTTTCCACCAAATCACCTTTGATGTTCAGGTTGGGTAGCGCGTCAAAGAGCATGGCTTCTGGATCATCGGCGCGGCGAATGACATCTCGTATCCGACAAGTATCCTTGGAAAGCCGCGTGGTACGTATTGCATAGTCAGTCAATGCCTCAATACGTTGGAACGCGGCACTTGCCACAGACAATGCCGAGGGATCAGCAGCGTTTATGCGTTCGGCCAGTCGCGACAAGAATGCAAGTTGCTGATCTGATCTACTCGCTTTTTTTAAGGTCACAGATTCGGGGTCTTGCAGCATTCTATCGACAAATACGTCGTCTAGCTCAGCTACAAAGCGACTATCTTGATAAACGGCATAGCTATCCCGCTTACTCAACATAAATGCCAATGCAAGTATCGGCATTACGCCGAGTTTCATCCCAAACGGCGCCGATTTCCAACTACTGTAGACTGAGGCCAACGACTGTTCTTTGGCTTTGTTCAGAATTTTCCAGGCAGGTTTGAGGGACTGCCCCACTTCGCCATTGCTCGGACTGTGAAAACCGTATGTTCCGTTTGTCTCTCGGTGAAGACCTGCGGGCACCAATGTTGTGAGATAAAGCCCAAACGCTGCTGGGAATCCTTCGAAACCCAGATTTTTCTCATGCTTGTTTTCAACCATGGCATGGCACAGTGCACGTAGCGCTGCCGCCGCACTAGATGATGGTCTGTCTTTTTGAAGTAGTTCGCTGTGGATGATTGGGCAGGAAAGAAAGGCGCGATCCGCCAGGCTTGACGCCGCAGCTGAAAGTGAGGTGCCAAGCTCAAATCCTGCTTCAGCGCCCGCTACCGTCCACCTTGCATCTTGCAGCATACCTTGGAGATACACTGACGACCTGTTGCGCAGTGTCGCTTCGCGCGCACGGATTGCGCGGCGGGCAATTCTGTCGCCCGCAATCTGTGGCATTTGCGTTTGCACTAGCTTCAAGGCAGCCAAGTCACTTGCGTCCTCGACTAAGCGCCTACCCTGCCCTGCCAGTGAAACCGCCGCGATCAAACCGCTTTGTTTCAAGACCGACTGCAGTTCCTCCATCATTCTTTGAATATCAGGTGCGTCAGCGCGGTTTGGTGCGACCACAAGAACCATGACGCCACTTCCTGCGGCGGCCTTTCGCGTAACCGACTTGAGGAATTCTTTTTGGTCAAACGTCTCATTAAGACATTCTAAATGAAGAGCGAAGTTTCGTAGCACCCCGACGTCAAAATAGTGACGCTTGGCAACAACATGGTCCAAGCCTGCAGCCGCCGCGACATGTGTAAGATCTGACGACGTCGCACGTTTGCCATACCGTTCCAGGGCCGCATCCAAATCGAAGTCGCTTCCAGCAAATAGCGCATACCCGCCTGTGCGAGATTGTCGAAGAAACACCCCCCATTCACAAAGGTTGTCCAGCGCTTCCGAAAACGCCTTCTCAGGCACGGCTGGAACTGCAACTCGGAAGGTTTCATCATCGACAGAGAGTCCCGTCCCATTTTTGAATATTTCGATCAAAGCTGCAGATTTTGCCAAAGAAACGTGAAGTTTGCTTCCGAGCGCCTCAGCCTTTTCTATGGCTTCCAAGGCTAGGCTCATTTGCGGGCCCAATGCACCTGACGCCAGCGCTAGACCGAAGTTGGTCTGCAAATAGTCCCACAGCTGGAGTGGGTTAAACGTCTCGCTAGATTGGGCTGGGGTAGCAGCTAGGAACTCACGAAACCCCCCGGGCTCTTCAGATGCCAAGAACCCAAAAATGCTGCGTTCGTTTTGTCCAAAACTCCGACGGGTTATTCCCCCTAAAAGCAGGGCACATATAGGATTGAGTGGCCAAGCTTGGGTGAGTGCCGCCGTCAGTTCTTCCTCGTCCGTCGGCCTTTTCTTGGCCACTAATTCTGCCAGTTTTTTAGAGTTTCGCGCCGCTGATGCCGGCTGTTTTTCCGCTTCTATCGCCCGCCCAAGAAGGCGAACCGTCTCATCACTTGCCGACAGAAACGATAGGTCTTGGTAGCGCCCTTGGATTTTCGCCCACTCTTGACGTGCGCTCGCCGCCATTTTGTCCGCGTAGGCTTCAAACGACTGATGCAGAATGCCAATAACGATAAGTCGCCCGTCACTTCGCGCACTGATTTCTGCGATG of the Roseobacter fucihabitans genome contains:
- a CDS encoding ATP-binding protein — protein: MVDETLADIVHLSGRFIRSARIDMDLSGTPPLEGYVLQASTEKSLAAMATAIAAGSQNAFTWTGPYGGGKSSTALLLGNLVAGTEDGKKLARKIAGRNLSKAIDGAFSLDRGPWTVIPVTGSRSSLRFAVSKTLAVGLGWSAQRSKKAESSDEALLDELRNAAASTGILLILDELGKFLEAAADNDHDAHLLQDIAEISARSDGRLIVIGILHQSFEAYADKMAASARQEWAKIQGRYQDLSFLSASDETVRLLGRAIEAEKQPASAARNSKKLAELVAKKRPTDEEELTAALTQAWPLNPICALLLGGITRRSFGQNERSIFGFLASEEPGGFREFLAATPAQSSETFNPLQLWDYLQTNFGLALASGALGPQMSLALEAIEKAEALGSKLHVSLAKSAALIEIFKNGTGLSVDDETFRVAVPAVPEKAFSEALDNLCEWGVFLRQSRTGGYALFAGSDFDLDAALERYGKRATSSDLTHVAAAAGLDHVVAKRHYFDVGVLRNFALHLECLNETFDQKEFLKSVTRKAAAGSGVMVLVVAPNRADAPDIQRMMEELQSVLKQSGLIAAVSLAGQGRRLVEDASDLAALKLVQTQMPQIAGDRIARRAIRAREATLRNRSSVYLQGMLQDARWTVAGAEAGFELGTSLSAAASSLADRAFLSCPIIHSELLQKDRPSSSAAAALRALCHAMVENKHEKNLGFEGFPAAFGLYLTTLVPAGLHRETNGTYGFHSPSNGEVGQSLKPAWKILNKAKEQSLASVYSSWKSAPFGMKLGVMPILALAFMLSKRDSYAVYQDSRFVAELDDVFVDRMLQDPESVTLKKASRSDQQLAFLSRLAERINAADPSALSVASAAFQRIEALTDYAIRTTRLSKDTCRIRDVIRRADDPEAMLFDALPNLNIKGDLVEKIVFAIDECEAAFQSLRSELRAAIAKAIGVAPDTFEGAKERAQSVEGLSSDLKFEAFAMRLGEIEAGQGTIEALAGTLQPKPMRDWSDRNREGALSEVAQLGRRFRQAEAVAMMRARKSNTEAIALIVGVDPNQPPILQSFELSESEKATASALARSIVGDLKKGNLNHELKLAALARAVAALTDDIDQVEA
- a CDS encoding phosphoadenosine phosphosulfate reductase family protein gives rise to the protein MNRERHILGISGGRDSAALAVYMRQNHPAIDMEYFFTDTGKELPEVYDFLNRLEGFLGKPIDRLNPDRDFDFWLAEYGNFLPSAKTRWCTRQLKLRPLNQWLKDDLENGVDVHSYVAIRADEPNRSGYKSPHTNMKVHFPLREAGIDKAGVIDLLKDTDIGEPEYYRWRSRSGCTFCFFQQKIEWVRLMQEHPEAFAEARAYEKTAEEHGSPFTWSDSESLDELAQPERIAAIKADYEKRRARALKALRPNPLSGRSEPTLDEIYGADESNSCVICHK